From Pseudomonas vanderleydeniana, the proteins below share one genomic window:
- a CDS encoding ABC transporter ATP-binding protein: MNDEIILSVEKLMMHFGGIKALSDVSLQVKRNSIFALIGPNGAGKTTVFNCLTGFYKASGGTIELNTRGRVTNVIQLLGESFRASDFVSPKNFASRLYYKMFGGTHLVNRAGLARTFQNIRLFKEMSVLENLLVAQHMWVNRNLLAGILNTKGYRKAESDALDTAFYWLEVVDLVDCANRLAGELSYGQQRRLEIARAMCTRPQVICLDEPAAGLNPQETEALSAMIRLLRDEHDLTVVLIEHDMGMVMSISDHIVVLDHGNVIAQGGPEAIRNDPKVIAAYLGADEEELV; the protein is encoded by the coding sequence ATGAACGATGAAATCATTCTCTCGGTCGAGAAACTGATGATGCACTTCGGAGGGATCAAGGCCCTCAGCGACGTCAGCCTGCAGGTCAAGCGCAACTCGATCTTCGCCCTGATCGGCCCCAACGGTGCCGGCAAGACCACCGTGTTCAACTGCCTGACCGGTTTCTACAAGGCGTCCGGCGGCACCATCGAACTCAATACCCGTGGCCGGGTGACCAACGTCATCCAGCTGTTGGGCGAGTCGTTCCGGGCCAGCGACTTCGTTTCGCCGAAGAACTTCGCCAGCCGCCTGTACTACAAGATGTTCGGTGGTACCCACTTGGTGAACCGGGCGGGGCTGGCGCGGACGTTCCAGAACATTCGCCTGTTCAAGGAAATGTCGGTGCTGGAGAACCTGCTGGTGGCCCAGCACATGTGGGTCAATCGCAACCTGCTGGCCGGCATCCTCAATACCAAGGGCTATCGCAAGGCCGAGAGCGATGCGCTGGACACCGCGTTCTACTGGCTGGAGGTGGTCGACCTGGTGGACTGCGCCAACCGCCTGGCCGGTGAGCTTTCCTATGGCCAGCAGCGCCGCCTGGAAATCGCCCGGGCCATGTGCACGCGCCCGCAGGTCATCTGCCTCGACGAGCCGGCAGCCGGCCTCAACCCCCAGGAAACCGAAGCGCTGAGCGCGATGATCCGGCTGCTGCGTGACGAGCATGATCTGACCGTGGTGCTGATCGAACACGACATGGGCATGGTGATGAGCATTTCCGACCACATCGTGGTATTGGACCACGGCAACGTGATCGCCCAGGGCGGGCCCGAGGCGATCCGCAACGACCCGAAAGTGATCGCGGCCTACCTGGGTGCGGATGAAGAGGAGCTGGTATGA
- a CDS encoding ABC transporter ATP-binding protein gives MSQSILELKNLDVYYGPIQALKKVSLHIDEGETVSLIGSNGAGKSTLLMSIFGQPRAASGQIIYRGVDITHKSSHYIASNGIAQSPEGRRVFPDMTVEENLLMGTIPIGDQFASEDMQRMFELFPRLKERRNQRAMTMSGGEQQMLAIARALMSRPKLLLLDEPSLGLAPIVVKQIFATLRELAASGMTIFLVEQNANHALKLSDRAYVMVNGQIRLSGTGKELLANEEVRNAYLGGH, from the coding sequence ATGAGTCAGTCTATCCTCGAACTGAAGAACCTGGACGTGTACTACGGCCCGATCCAGGCCCTGAAGAAGGTCTCGCTGCACATCGACGAAGGCGAAACCGTCAGCCTGATCGGCTCCAACGGTGCCGGCAAGTCGACGCTGCTGATGTCGATCTTCGGCCAGCCGCGGGCGGCCTCCGGGCAGATCATCTACCGTGGCGTCGACATTACCCACAAGTCGTCGCACTACATCGCCTCCAACGGTATCGCCCAGTCGCCGGAAGGCCGCCGGGTGTTCCCCGACATGACCGTGGAAGAGAACCTGCTGATGGGCACCATCCCCATTGGCGACCAGTTCGCCAGCGAGGACATGCAACGCATGTTCGAGCTGTTTCCACGACTCAAGGAGCGGCGCAACCAGCGGGCCATGACCATGTCCGGCGGCGAACAGCAGATGCTCGCCATCGCCCGGGCGCTGATGAGCCGGCCCAAGCTGCTGTTGCTCGATGAGCCGAGCCTGGGCCTGGCGCCGATCGTGGTGAAGCAGATCTTTGCCACCTTGCGCGAGCTGGCGGCCTCGGGGATGACCATCTTCCTGGTCGAGCAGAACGCCAACCATGCGCTCAAGCTCTCGGACCGGGCCTACGTGATGGTCAACGGGCAGATTCGCCTGAGCGGCACCGGCAAGGAACTGCTGGCCAACGAGGAGGTGCGCAACGCCTACCTGGGCGGTCACTGA
- a CDS encoding SDR family oxidoreductase, giving the protein MTSTLFITGATSGFGEACARRFAEAGWKLVLTGRREERLNALCAELSKQTEVHGLVLDVRDRKAMEAAIANLPPSFAKLRGLINNAGLALGVDPAPKCSLDDWDTMVDTNIKGLMYSTRLLLPRLIAHGRGASIVNVGSIAGKYPYPGSHVYGASKAFVKQFSLSLRCDLQGTGVRVSNIEPGLCESEFSLVRFGGDQARYDATYAGAEPIQPQDIAETIFWVLNTPAHVNINSLELMPVSQTWAGFAIERDKS; this is encoded by the coding sequence ATGACATCCACGCTGTTTATCACGGGCGCCACTTCCGGTTTTGGCGAGGCCTGTGCCCGTCGCTTTGCCGAGGCCGGTTGGAAACTGGTACTGACCGGGCGTCGCGAAGAGCGTCTGAATGCCCTGTGCGCCGAGCTTTCCAAGCAGACCGAAGTGCATGGCCTGGTGCTCGACGTGCGTGACCGCAAGGCCATGGAAGCCGCCATCGCCAACCTGCCACCGAGCTTCGCCAAGCTGCGCGGGCTGATCAACAACGCCGGCCTGGCCCTGGGCGTCGACCCGGCGCCCAAGTGCAGCCTGGACGACTGGGACACCATGGTCGACACCAACATCAAGGGCCTGATGTACAGCACCCGCCTGTTGCTGCCGCGCCTGATCGCCCATGGCCGTGGCGCCAGCATCGTCAACGTCGGCTCGATCGCCGGCAAGTACCCGTACCCCGGCAGCCATGTGTATGGCGCGAGCAAGGCGTTCGTCAAACAGTTCTCCCTGAGCCTGCGTTGCGATCTGCAAGGCACGGGCGTGCGCGTGAGCAACATCGAGCCGGGGCTGTGTGAAAGCGAGTTCTCGCTGGTGCGCTTCGGTGGTGACCAGGCACGCTACGACGCGACCTACGCCGGCGCCGAGCCGATCCAGCCGCAAGACATCGCCGAGACCATCTTCTGGGTGCTCAACACGCCAGCCCACGTCAACATCAACAGCCTGGAGCTGATGCCGGTCAGCCAGACCTGGGCCGGCTTCGCGATCGAGCGCGACAAGTCCTGA
- a CDS encoding AGE family epimerase/isomerase: MPDVSSSAATPELKSLFTTVQQHFRQVIVPLWQGPGWNAELALPYEALDAGHQPLPPQRYRAMACARQLYLFSSLIGDRAFPDAATRAAALFRSLQRHFHDAEHGGWFYSIDPHGAPLDTRKDLYTHAFILFACAHYWAKVREPLVESVLDAALEVIAVRFATGDGLYEANLERDWTSLGSGPLQNPLMHLAEAFLATLAAREDADVQRDLLALATALQKRFIDRRQGVMLEKPLGTVDNWFEPGHQFEWLFLLESSPVLRDTALHQSLKQGFAYAEQVGVDPHSGAVAAMLTLDGTVRDATQRIWAQAEYLRALTLRVDNSARLQRQLQALHTHFMHDGGWHECLDAKGVVSRADMPSTTPYHLATCLYGLADYLG; the protein is encoded by the coding sequence ATGCCCGATGTTTCCAGCTCTGCCGCCACTCCCGAACTGAAAAGTCTGTTCACGACCGTGCAGCAGCACTTTCGCCAGGTGATCGTGCCCCTGTGGCAGGGCCCCGGCTGGAATGCCGAGCTGGCCTTGCCCTATGAAGCGTTGGACGCCGGGCACCAGCCTCTGCCGCCACAGCGCTATCGCGCTATGGCCTGCGCCCGTCAGTTGTACCTGTTCTCCAGCCTGATCGGTGACCGTGCCTTTCCCGACGCAGCCACCCGCGCCGCCGCCCTGTTCCGTTCGCTGCAACGGCACTTCCACGATGCCGAGCACGGTGGCTGGTTCTACAGCATCGACCCGCACGGCGCGCCCCTGGATACCCGCAAGGACCTCTACACTCACGCCTTCATCCTGTTCGCCTGCGCCCACTACTGGGCCAAGGTGCGCGAACCGCTGGTGGAGTCGGTACTCGATGCCGCGCTGGAAGTGATCGCCGTGCGCTTCGCCACCGGCGACGGGCTGTACGAGGCGAACCTGGAGCGCGATTGGACGTCGCTGGGCAGCGGCCCCCTGCAGAACCCGCTGATGCATCTGGCCGAAGCGTTCCTCGCCACGCTGGCGGCGCGCGAGGACGCCGACGTGCAGCGTGACCTGCTGGCCCTCGCCACGGCCCTGCAGAAGCGCTTTATCGACCGCCGGCAAGGGGTGATGCTGGAGAAGCCGCTGGGCACTGTGGATAACTGGTTCGAGCCGGGCCATCAGTTCGAGTGGCTGTTCCTGCTCGAATCCTCACCCGTGTTGCGCGACACTGCCCTGCACCAATCGCTGAAGCAAGGCTTCGCGTATGCCGAGCAGGTGGGCGTCGACCCGCACAGCGGGGCCGTCGCCGCGATGCTGACCCTCGATGGCACGGTGCGCGACGCGACCCAGCGGATCTGGGCCCAGGCCGAATACCTGCGGGCCCTGACGCTGCGTGTGGATAACTCGGCGCGCCTGCAGCGCCAGCTCCAGGCCTTGCATACGCACTTCATGCATGACGGCGGCTGGCATGAATGCCTGGATGCGAAGGGCGTGGTCAGCCGCGCGGACATGCCGTCGACCACCCCCTATCACCTGGCGACCTGCCTGTACGGGCTGGCCGACTACCTGGGCTGA
- a CDS encoding HupE/UreJ family protein: MSLKKLLTAVTLLLAPAIAFAHPGHGDSGLVAGISHPIGGIDHLLAMVAVGLWAAQQQGTARWALPCTFVGTMLIGGVLGFAGLELPALESGIAASVLALGLAVALAVRPPVSLAVAATALFALFHGVAHGLELPEMSSPWAYAAGFVLATAALHGLGYALVRVLPQAAAPLVRVAGAASAATGVWLLAG, translated from the coding sequence ATGAGCCTGAAGAAACTCCTTACCGCCGTCACCCTGCTGTTGGCCCCGGCCATCGCCTTCGCCCACCCCGGCCATGGCGACAGCGGACTGGTCGCCGGCATCAGCCATCCCATCGGTGGTATCGACCACCTGCTGGCGATGGTCGCCGTCGGCCTGTGGGCCGCCCAGCAACAGGGCACGGCGCGCTGGGCCCTGCCCTGCACCTTCGTCGGCACCATGCTGATCGGTGGCGTGCTCGGTTTCGCCGGCCTGGAACTGCCGGCCCTGGAAAGCGGCATTGCCGCCTCGGTGCTGGCACTCGGCCTGGCCGTGGCGCTGGCGGTACGCCCTCCGGTCAGCCTGGCGGTGGCCGCCACGGCGCTGTTCGCGCTGTTCCACGGCGTGGCCCATGGCCTGGAACTGCCGGAGATGTCCAGCCCTTGGGCATACGCCGCAGGCTTCGTGCTGGCGACGGCGGCCCTGCATGGCTTGGGGTATGCGCTGGTACGGGTGTTGCCGCAGGCGGCGGCGCCGCTGGTGCGCGTGGCTGGAGCGGCTTCGGCGGCGACCGGAGTCTGGTTGCTGGCGGGTTGA
- the ureG gene encoding urease accessory protein UreG, whose product MNAQPLRVGIGGPVGSGKTALTLALCLALRERYNLAVVTNDIYTREDADFLVRNQALAPERIIGVETGGCPHTAIREDASINLEAVDQLNRRFPGLDLILVESGGDNLSATFSPELSDLTIYVIDVSAGDKLPRKGGPGICKSDLLVINKIDLAPLVGASLEMMDGDTRRMRGERPFVFSNQKTGQGLQDIIAFIERQGLLTAA is encoded by the coding sequence ATGAACGCACAACCCCTGCGTGTCGGTATCGGCGGTCCCGTCGGCTCCGGCAAGACCGCCCTGACCCTGGCCCTGTGCCTGGCCCTGCGCGAGCGCTACAACCTGGCCGTGGTCACCAACGATATCTACACCCGCGAAGACGCCGACTTCCTGGTGCGCAACCAGGCCCTGGCGCCGGAGCGGATCATCGGCGTGGAAACCGGTGGCTGCCCGCACACCGCGATCCGCGAGGACGCCTCGATCAACCTCGAGGCGGTGGACCAGCTGAACCGCCGCTTCCCGGGCCTGGACCTGATCCTGGTCGAGTCGGGCGGCGACAACCTGTCGGCGACCTTCAGCCCGGAACTGTCCGACCTGACCATCTACGTGATCGATGTCTCGGCCGGCGACAAGCTGCCGCGCAAGGGCGGGCCGGGTATCTGCAAGTCCGACCTGCTGGTGATCAACAAGATCGACCTTGCCCCGCTGGTCGGCGCCTCGCTGGAAATGATGGACGGCGACACCCGGCGGATGCGCGGTGAGCGGCCCTTCGTATTCAGCAACCAGAAGACCGGCCAGGGCCTGCAAGACATCATCGCCTTCATCGAACGCCAAGGCCTGCTGACCGCAGCCTGA
- a CDS encoding urease accessory protein UreF translates to MNPAWALLRLASPQLPIGGYSYSQGLEMAVEQARVHDPASARRWIGDQLLLNLARFEAPLLLAHCTAAAQADWPRLEQLAEEHRASRETRELYLESRQMGYSLQQLLGGLPELDETARDLLVRHGEPHLALGWALAARAWRISPQDALAAWLWSWLENQLAVLMKTLPLGQQAAQRLTSELLPLLQQAQQAASEQDPQHIGSAAFGLSLACMAHERQYSRLFRS, encoded by the coding sequence ATGAATCCGGCCTGGGCGCTGCTGCGCCTGGCCAGCCCGCAACTGCCCATTGGTGGCTACAGCTATTCCCAGGGCCTGGAAATGGCCGTGGAGCAGGCACGGGTGCATGATCCGGCCAGCGCCCGGCGCTGGATCGGCGACCAGTTGTTGCTCAACCTCGCCCGCTTCGAGGCGCCGCTGCTGCTGGCCCACTGCACCGCGGCGGCGCAAGCCGACTGGCCGCGCCTGGAACAGCTGGCCGAAGAACACCGCGCCAGCCGCGAGACCCGCGAGCTGTACCTGGAAAGCCGGCAGATGGGCTATTCCCTGCAACAACTGCTCGGTGGCCTGCCCGAACTCGATGAGACCGCCCGGGACCTCCTCGTGCGCCATGGCGAACCCCACCTGGCGCTCGGCTGGGCGCTGGCGGCCCGGGCCTGGCGAATCAGCCCGCAGGACGCACTGGCGGCCTGGCTCTGGAGCTGGCTGGAAAACCAGCTGGCGGTGCTGATGAAGACCCTGCCGCTCGGCCAGCAGGCCGCGCAGCGCCTGACCAGCGAACTGCTGCCGCTGCTGCAGCAGGCGCAACAGGCGGCCAGCGAACAAGACCCGCAACACATCGGCAGCGCCGCCTTCGGCCTGTCCCTGGCATGCATGGCCCATGAGCGCCAGTACAGCCGCCTGTTTCGTTCCTAG
- the ureE gene encoding urease accessory protein UreE, producing the protein MLVIHRRIEPQPAWTAELHLNFEARSKSRLRCFSAAGEDVGLFLERGQPPLYDGEFLQAEDGRIVRVCARPEQLLHVTCASAFELTRAAYHLGNRHVALQVGDGWLRLLDDYVLKAMLEQLGAHTETIEAPFQPEHGAYGGGHHHSRHGDEDFNYPPRLHQFGVRT; encoded by the coding sequence ATGCTGGTGATTCATCGCAGAATCGAACCCCAACCCGCCTGGACCGCCGAGCTGCACCTGAACTTCGAGGCACGTAGCAAAAGCCGCCTGCGCTGTTTCAGTGCCGCCGGTGAAGACGTGGGATTGTTCCTTGAGCGCGGTCAGCCACCACTGTACGACGGCGAGTTCCTGCAGGCCGAGGATGGACGTATCGTCCGCGTCTGTGCCCGCCCCGAGCAGTTGCTGCATGTCACCTGCGCCAGCGCCTTCGAACTGACCCGTGCGGCCTATCACCTGGGCAATCGCCATGTCGCCCTGCAGGTCGGCGACGGTTGGCTGCGCCTGCTCGACGACTACGTGCTCAAGGCCATGCTCGAACAACTCGGCGCCCACACCGAAACCATCGAGGCGCCCTTCCAGCCGGAACACGGTGCCTACGGTGGAGGCCACCATCATTCGCGGCACGGCGATGAAGACTTCAACTACCCACCCCGCCTGCACCAGTTCGGTGTACGCACATGA
- a CDS encoding TetR family transcriptional regulator, whose translation MLPRAEQKQQTRHALMDAARHLMEGGRGFGSLSLREVAKTAGIVPTGFYRHFDDMDQLGLALVSEVGQTFRETIRLVRHNEFVMGGIIDASVRIFLDVVALNRSQFLFLAREQYGGSLPVRQAIARLRENISSDLAADLALMPKLQHLDTDGLAVMADLIVKSVFATLPEITDPPLEPLPDYLAPQAKITQQLRFIFIGLKHWQGLGSTE comes from the coding sequence ATGCTGCCTCGTGCCGAACAGAAACAACAGACCCGCCATGCCCTGATGGACGCCGCGCGCCATCTGATGGAGGGTGGCCGTGGTTTTGGCAGCCTCAGCCTGCGTGAAGTGGCGAAAACCGCCGGCATCGTGCCGACCGGCTTCTACCGGCATTTCGACGACATGGACCAACTCGGGCTGGCGCTGGTCAGCGAAGTAGGCCAGACCTTCCGGGAAACCATCCGCCTGGTTCGCCACAACGAATTCGTCATGGGCGGCATCATCGACGCCTCGGTACGTATCTTCCTCGACGTCGTGGCGCTGAACCGCTCGCAGTTCCTGTTTCTCGCCCGCGAGCAATACGGCGGCTCCCTGCCCGTGCGCCAGGCCATCGCCCGCCTGCGCGAGAACATCAGTTCCGACCTGGCCGCCGACCTGGCGCTGATGCCCAAGCTGCAACACCTGGACACCGATGGCCTGGCGGTGATGGCCGACCTGATCGTCAAGAGCGTGTTCGCCACCCTGCCGGAGATCACCGATCCACCGCTCGAGCCGCTGCCCGATTACCTGGCGCCACAGGCGAAGATCACCCAGCAGTTGCGCTTCATCTTCATCGGCCTGAAACACTGGCAAGGACTCGGCAGCACCGAGTGA